CATGCAGCCCTTCGCCGATGGAACCGTCCAGTCCTGCCCCTACTGCGGCGAGGAGGTGGAAGTCGAAGTGGACGCCCTGGGGCCCTCCTCGGAGACGTACGTGGAAGACTGCCCGGTGTGCTGCCGACCGTGGACCGTGTCCGTCTCCCGAGAGGAGCAGGAAGTCTTCATCCACCTCGGCCGGGATGACGACTGAAGCCTCGCCTTGACATGTCCCGAAGCATGGTTCTCTTGAGTCTAGGCAAGGCGCTGCTCCCCGACGGGACGGGGACGGCGCCAGAACAACAAACGACCAGGTTGATGAGCCGTCCGCTGTTCACAGCGGAACGGAGAGGAGAAGACCATGCTGAACCGTTGGAATGCGTTCCCCTTTGGCAATGGCGCGGTGGTGGCGGGCCCTCTCATGAAGGACTTCGACCAGCTCTTCCAGGAGCTGTCGGGCCAGGCGGTGCGCCAGGGCCGTGAGTTCGCTCCGGCCACCGACATCTACGAGACCGAGAGCGGCGTCACCCTGCAGGTGGACCTGCCGGGCCACGACGCGAAGTCCATCGAGGTGAAGGTGGACAAGGGCGTGCTGACCCTGCGCTCCGAGCGCAAGGCGGACGACAAGGCCAAGGAGAACGCGCGCAGGCTGGAGCGCGGCTTCGGCGTGTACACCCGCTCCTTCAAGCTGCCGGACACGGTGGACGCCAACAACGTGGA
The window above is part of the Hyalangium gracile genome. Proteins encoded here:
- a CDS encoding Hsp20/alpha crystallin family protein, coding for MLNRWNAFPFGNGAVVAGPLMKDFDQLFQELSGQAVRQGREFAPATDIYETESGVTLQVDLPGHDAKSIEVKVDKGVLTLRSERKADDKAKENARRLERGFGVYTRSFKLPDTVDANNVEARYENGVLTLTLPRKEESRPRVIEVKVQG
- a CDS encoding CPXCG motif-containing cysteine-rich protein translates to MQPFADGTVQSCPYCGEEVEVEVDALGPSSETYVEDCPVCCRPWTVSVSREEQEVFIHLGRDDD